The DNA segment TTGATTTCTTTTTCCAGCCAGAGGTCAGCCGGATAATCCAATTGCAGGAGATAATCCTTATCACTCGCTTCCTTCCGGATGGCGTTGATCACCAGTCTTCCGCCTGGTTCCAGGTTCTTCAACGACTCCACCACCGGCTTCCATGCAGGCGTCGTATCAATGATGCCGGCCAACTTCTCCGGCGATTCTTCCTCGTGGCCTCCTGCCCAATACGCTCCAAGCTCCCGCGAGAATGATCGTTCCTCCGCGCTTCTTACAAATACGAACACCTTCGAATCCGGATACAGTCTCTTCGCCATCATCAGTACAAGGTGAGCTGACGCGCCGAATCCCGCGAGGCCGAGATTTTGCCCATCCTTAAGACCACTCAATCTTAGCGACCTATACCCAATCGCACCGGCACAGAGAAGCGGTGCTGCCTCCGTGTCAGAGAAAATGTCAGGAATACGATAGGCGAAATCCTCGTGGACTGTCATGTACTCTGCGTACCCGCCATTCACATCCCGCCCTGTTGCCTTGAAATCTGCGCACAGATTCTCATTCCCATCAAGACAGAACTTGCACCTGCCGCAAGCTGAGTGAATCCAGGCGATTCCAACCCGTTCTCCAACCTGCAGGCCGCTTGCCTTGCTTCCAACCGCAGCCACCTTCCCGACTACCTGATGCCCCAGGACAACCGGCAGATGCGGCGGGGGTGTCCTGCCCTCAATCTCATCCAGCTCGGTGTGACACACTCCGCAGGCTGAGACCTTCACCAGAATCTCGTTCTCCCCCTGAACTGGAACAGGCAACTCTGTCAGACTCAGAGGAAATTTGTTCTCCTCAAGGTTGCAGAGTTTAGTGAGCACCATCGCTTTCATCCAATTCCCTCTTCAGAAATCAGTATCACCGGAATTGTACGATGGATTCTATTCCGGCCAGCTTCCTGAAAGACTTCGCTCCCTGCATGATACTCGCTGCCAAAGCCGTGGGCTCCACAATTCTCACGCCTGCAGTGACGCTGGCTCCGAACTTGAGAAGTACATCGTTCATGGGCGTGCTCGGTCCCAGCACAATGCACTCCTTACCTTTGGAAAGCTCCAATAGCCTTTGCATCGATTTGTTTATGAGAGCCGTTGCGCTCACGACGACAACATCCGACTTCGGTATGACCTCTTCGACG comes from the Candidatus Eisenbacteria bacterium genome and includes:
- a CDS encoding zinc-dependent alcohol dehydrogenase family protein → MKAMVLTKLCNLEENKFPLSLTELPVPVQGENEILVKVSACGVCHTELDEIEGRTPPPHLPVVLGHQVVGKVAAVGSKASGLQVGERVGIAWIHSACGRCKFCLDGNENLCADFKATGRDVNGGYAEYMTVHEDFAYRIPDIFSDTEAAPLLCAGAIGYRSLRLSGLKDGQNLGLAGFGASAHLVLMMAKRLYPDSKVFVFVRSAEERSFSRELGAYWAGGHEEESPEKLAGIIDTTPAWKPVVESLKNLEPGGRLVINAIRKEASDKDYLLQLDYPADLWLEKEIKSVANVTRKDVREFLALASEIPLRPEVEVFALDEANEALADLKMKKIRGAKVLRI